One window from the genome of Thermodesulfobacteriota bacterium encodes:
- a CDS encoding PAS domain-containing protein, producing MRNSHGHTVRAAGAPGRQHPPWPAAHDALAFINVQDYRVVAANRAVLIQTGRAMDEVIGQTCFRLTHDTSQPCGPPDHTCPMDITRQRGGYAATEHLHVDCQGNNFYTEVSTSAIRDQQGVISQVVHLSRDTTERIRDEEERRQLVAAVHQATEAIIITDTKGRVQYVNPAFEHLTGYSRGEICGSTLAVVDGQQVGPRLSQRLAAVERGNSWGGRVECKSKGGATLELETTVSPVRDREGQITHAIVGQRDMTREVQLERMLRQAQKMEAIGTLAEMTAVIRRLLDGRATKAAVATPNKG from the coding sequence GTGAGGAACAGCCATGGCCACACCGTCAGAGCAGCAGGCGCCCCCGGACGACAGCACCCCCCTTGGCCTGCGGCCCACGACGCCCTGGCGTTCATCAATGTCCAGGACTACCGAGTGGTGGCGGCCAACCGGGCCGTTCTGATTCAGACCGGCCGGGCGATGGACGAGGTGATCGGCCAGACCTGCTTCCGCCTCACCCATGACACCTCCCAGCCCTGCGGCCCCCCGGACCATACCTGCCCTATGGACATCACCCGACAACGCGGTGGCTATGCCGCCACCGAGCATCTCCACGTGGACTGCCAGGGAAACAACTTCTATACCGAGGTCTCCACCTCGGCGATCCGAGATCAACAGGGCGTCATCTCCCAGGTGGTGCATCTGAGTCGGGACACCACCGAGCGGATCCGGGACGAGGAGGAGCGGCGGCAGCTGGTCGCCGCGGTGCACCAGGCCACGGAGGCCATCATCATCACCGATACCAAGGGTCGGGTACAGTACGTGAATCCGGCCTTTGAGCACCTGACCGGCTACAGCCGGGGGGAGATCTGCGGCAGCACCCTGGCTGTTGTCGACGGCCAGCAGGTTGGACCCCGTTTGTCGCAGCGGCTGGCCGCGGTGGAGAGAGGCAACTCCTGGGGGGGGCGAGTGGAGTGCAAAAGCAAGGGTGGGGCTACCCTGGAACTGGAGACCACCGTCTCGCCGGTCCGTGATCGGGAGGGCCAGATCACCCATGCCATCGTCGGGCAGCGGGACATGACCCGGGAGGTGCAGCTGGAGCGGATGCTCCGGCAAGCCCAGAAGATGGAGGCCATCGGCACCCTGGCCGAGATGACCGCGGTCATCCGCCGTCTCCTCGATGGCCGGGCGACCAAGGCGGCAGTGGCGACGCCCAATAAGGGATAA
- a CDS encoding HNH endonuclease family protein: MRNASDKYTIEHILPEHPDESWTSFSDEQVDRCVFRIGNMTPLEATRNREVGNQSYPEKRAVFEQSGFQITRRGASEHLEWTPDRVAFRQQWLASQATAVWRLAELSLAG; encoded by the coding sequence CTGCGCAACGCCAGTGACAAGTACACCATCGAGCATATCCTGCCGGAGCATCCCGACGAGAGCTGGACCAGCTTCAGCGACGAGCAGGTGGATCGTTGCGTCTTCCGGATCGGCAACATGACCCCCCTGGAGGCAACGAGGAACCGGGAGGTCGGGAACCAGTCGTACCCGGAGAAACGCGCAGTCTTCGAGCAGAGCGGCTTCCAGATCACCCGGCGGGGGGCCAGTGAGCACCTGGAATGGACGCCGGACCGCGTGGCCTTCCGCCAGCAGTGGCTGGCCAGTCAGGCCACGGCGGTCTGGCGGCTGGCCGAGCTGTCGTTGGCAGGATAG
- a CDS encoding DUF4276 family protein, with amino-acid sequence MAPSVSWLSLPCFLRHLAARDGWDLAGTPVERVHLMVQCMEAWIVADPVALEGFSMQGFRKRVLPARPNLEEEPKADLYDKLDRATKDTRKGSYGKIRHASRLLARIDPSRVIARCPRFATFTRWLDQTIREA; translated from the coding sequence ATGGCACCATCCGTTTCCTGGCTATCCTTGCCGTGCTTCTTGCGCCACCTGGCGGCGCGGGACGGATGGGATCTCGCCGGCACCCCAGTCGAGCGCGTCCATCTCATGGTGCAATGCATGGAGGCCTGGATCGTGGCGGACCCGGTCGCCCTTGAGGGATTCTCCATGCAGGGGTTCCGGAAGCGCGTGCTGCCGGCTCGACCGAACCTGGAGGAAGAGCCGAAGGCCGATCTTTACGACAAGCTCGACCGGGCCACCAAAGACACCCGGAAGGGCTCGTACGGCAAGATCCGTCATGCGAGCCGCCTCCTGGCCCGCATCGATCCGAGTCGGGTGATAGCCCGCTGCCCGCGCTTCGCGACGTTCACCCGGTGGCTGGACCAGACGATTCGGGAGGCCTGA
- a CDS encoding 4Fe-4S dicluster domain-containing protein → MGHLIGHDQPYLALQARLGQKVQGAPASPTLLAILGKLFTPQEAELASRLPHNLVALDDLARRLGQPEQELDERLSAMAQRGVVFDLELGGRRYFTLPPVVIGFFEFVFMRSRDELPVAELAALFEQYFYENDGALLRTVGAGQTQLVRTLVQEEALPRESPAEVLDWERATRIVASAEALAVGLCQCQHLAEHLGQACAKPREVCLSFDFAAASLVRAGHARAIDRERAQAILAESKAAGLAQIGDNVQRRVSFICNCCGCCCHIMRGIRGFGAGAGSIACNWIMEVDRSRCQGCGECAKACPVSAIRLEKVHDGQRTRAWAVRDETFCLGCGVCAGICKTGGAKMRPREQRLLVPETIFEQRLAMAIERGKLADLLADDPGRLSHRALGKVVAALEKCTPFQAAMAAAPLKSAFLKLLAAGARRQAGPLADLFA, encoded by the coding sequence GTGGGACATTTGATTGGTCACGACCAGCCCTACCTTGCCTTGCAGGCGCGGCTGGGCCAGAAGGTGCAGGGCGCGCCGGCCTCGCCCACCCTGCTGGCCATTCTGGGCAAGCTCTTCACCCCCCAGGAGGCGGAGCTGGCCAGCCGCCTGCCCCACAATCTGGTGGCCCTGGACGACCTGGCCCGCCGCCTCGGGCAGCCGGAGCAGGAGCTGGACGAGCGGCTCAGCGCCATGGCTCAGCGGGGGGTGGTGTTCGACCTGGAGCTGGGTGGCCGGCGCTACTTCACCCTGCCGCCGGTGGTCATCGGCTTTTTCGAGTTTGTCTTCATGCGCAGCCGGGACGAGCTGCCCGTGGCGGAGCTGGCGGCCCTCTTCGAACAGTATTTCTACGAGAACGATGGCGCCCTCCTGCGCACCGTGGGGGCGGGCCAGACCCAGCTTGTCCGCACCCTGGTGCAGGAGGAAGCCCTGCCCCGGGAGTCGCCGGCCGAGGTTCTGGACTGGGAGCGGGCCACCCGCATCGTGGCCTCGGCCGAGGCCTTGGCGGTGGGGCTTTGCCAGTGCCAGCATCTGGCCGAGCATCTGGGCCAGGCCTGCGCCAAGCCCCGGGAGGTCTGTCTCAGCTTCGACTTCGCCGCGGCCAGTCTGGTGCGGGCCGGCCATGCCCGGGCCATTGACCGGGAGCGCGCCCAGGCCATTCTGGCCGAAAGCAAGGCTGCTGGCCTCGCCCAGATCGGTGACAACGTCCAGCGCCGGGTGAGCTTCATCTGCAACTGCTGCGGCTGCTGCTGCCACATCATGCGGGGCATCCGGGGGTTCGGCGCCGGTGCCGGCAGCATTGCCTGCAACTGGATCATGGAAGTGGACCGCAGCCGCTGCCAGGGCTGCGGCGAGTGCGCGAAGGCCTGCCCGGTATCCGCCATCCGGCTGGAAAAGGTCCACGACGGCCAACGCACCCGGGCCTGGGCGGTGCGCGACGAGACCTTCTGCCTGGGCTGCGGGGTGTGTGCCGGCATCTGCAAAACCGGGGGCGCGAAGATGCGACCCCGGGAGCAGCGGCTTCTGGTGCCGGAGACGATCTTCGAGCAGCGCCTGGCCATGGCCATCGAGCGGGGCAAGCTGGCCGACCTCCTGGCCGATGACCCGGGCCGGTTGAGCCATCGCGCCCTGGGCAAGGTGGTGGCGGCCCTGGAGAAGTGCACCCCCTTCCAGGCGGCCATGGCGGCGGCGCCCCTGAAATCGGCCTTCCTGAAGCTGCTGGCGGCCGGGGCCAGGCGGCAGGCCGGGCCACTGGCCGATCTTTTCGCTTAG
- a CDS encoding pyridoxal phosphate-dependent aminotransferase, with amino-acid sequence MPISRKMQGFAERSSWIRKMFEEGTRLKAQYGAANVFDFSLGNPDLPPPPALVERLRELVAREAPGVHGYMPNAGFPYVRAAVAEQVSREQAVALTGDDVLLTCGAAGGLNVVFKTLLDPEDEVLVPVPYFVEYDFYVDNHGGRLVKVPTRPDFSLDLGAMAAAIGPRTKAVLVNSPNNPTGQIYDAGSLAELARLLTEASQRQGSPIYLVADEPYRKIVFDGAEVPPVLASYPASILVSSSSKDLSVPGERIGYIAVHPAMPDRAALLGGLTLANRILGFVNAPALQQRLLASLAGVSVDAGIYQRRRDVLCAMLAAAGYEFQKPRGAFYLFPRSPLADDVAFVGFLRDQRVLAVPGRGFGAPGFFRLAFCVDETVIQRAEPGFRAALAAAKGGGA; translated from the coding sequence ATGCCCATCAGCCGCAAGATGCAGGGCTTTGCCGAGCGCTCTTCCTGGATCCGCAAGATGTTCGAGGAGGGGACCAGGCTCAAGGCCCAGTATGGTGCCGCCAACGTCTTCGACTTCTCCCTGGGCAACCCGGACCTGCCGCCGCCGCCGGCCCTGGTGGAGCGGCTGCGGGAGCTGGTGGCAAGGGAGGCGCCGGGGGTGCATGGCTACATGCCCAACGCCGGCTTTCCCTATGTCCGGGCCGCCGTGGCCGAGCAGGTGAGCCGGGAGCAGGCGGTGGCGCTCACCGGCGACGACGTTCTGCTGACGTGCGGCGCGGCCGGCGGGCTCAATGTGGTCTTCAAGACCCTCCTGGACCCCGAGGACGAGGTCCTGGTGCCAGTCCCCTATTTCGTCGAGTACGACTTCTACGTGGACAACCACGGCGGCAGGCTGGTCAAAGTGCCCACCCGGCCGGATTTCTCCCTGGATCTCGGCGCCATGGCCGCGGCCATCGGCCCCCGCACCAAGGCGGTGCTCGTGAACAGCCCCAACAACCCCACGGGCCAGATCTACGATGCCGGCAGTCTGGCGGAGCTGGCCCGTCTCCTGACCGAGGCCAGCCAGCGCCAGGGCAGCCCGATCTACCTGGTGGCGGACGAGCCGTACCGGAAGATCGTCTTCGACGGAGCCGAGGTGCCGCCGGTTCTGGCCAGCTACCCGGCCTCCATCCTGGTCTCCTCCTCCTCCAAGGACCTGTCGGTGCCCGGCGAGCGGATCGGCTACATCGCGGTGCATCCGGCCATGCCCGATCGGGCGGCGCTCCTGGGTGGCCTCACCCTGGCCAACCGCATCCTGGGCTTTGTCAACGCCCCGGCGCTCCAGCAGCGGCTTCTGGCCTCCCTGGCCGGGGTGAGCGTTGATGCCGGCATCTACCAGCGCCGCCGGGATGTCTTGTGCGCCATGCTCGCCGCCGCTGGCTACGAATTCCAGAAGCCCCGGGGCGCCTTCTATCTCTTTCCCCGCTCGCCCCTGGCGGACGATGTGGCCTTTGTGGGCTTTCTCCGGGACCAGCGGGTTCTGGCGGTGCCGGGCCGCGGCTTCGGCGCCCCCGGCTTCTTCCGTCTTGCCTTTTGCGTGGATGAGACCGTGATCCAACGGGCTGAGCCGGGCTTCCGCGCCGCCTTGGCTGCGGCCAAAGGAGGTGGGGCATGA
- a CDS encoding AAA family ATPase, whose amino-acid sequence MSFLQSLRLDGFLSFPPGSGPIGLTPLNVLIGPNGAGKSNLIEAVELLRATPKAFAAAIRDGGGAQEWLWKGSAAGRQATVEALVNGDRPIPDLRYRLSFTAAGQRTEVTDEVIEEIAKRRPKEDDVFFYYRFQQGRPALNVRGGGKGIRWIPRHLERHSLIPDESVLSQRKDPDVYPEVTWVGQQFGRVQTFREWCFGRYSFLRQPQPC is encoded by the coding sequence ATGAGCTTCCTGCAATCCCTTCGCCTCGATGGCTTCCTTTCGTTCCCTCCGGGGAGCGGCCCCATAGGGCTCACCCCGCTCAACGTCCTGATCGGGCCGAACGGAGCAGGGAAGTCCAATCTCATTGAGGCGGTGGAGCTCCTGCGGGCCACGCCGAAGGCCTTCGCGGCTGCTATCCGAGACGGCGGAGGCGCCCAGGAGTGGCTGTGGAAAGGATCGGCGGCCGGCCGGCAGGCCACTGTCGAAGCTCTGGTCAATGGCGACCGTCCCATCCCTGACCTTCGGTACCGGCTGAGCTTCACAGCCGCAGGTCAACGCACGGAGGTCACCGACGAGGTCATCGAAGAGATCGCGAAGCGCAGGCCCAAGGAAGACGACGTTTTCTTCTACTACCGGTTTCAGCAGGGCCGGCCGGCCTTGAACGTCCGGGGCGGCGGCAAGGGCATCCGGTGGATCCCCCGGCACCTGGAGCGGCACAGTCTTATCCCGGACGAGTCCGTCCTGTCGCAGCGGAAGGATCCGGACGTGTACCCCGAGGTCACCTGGGTCGGGCAGCAGTTCGGCCGCGTCCAGACGTTTCGTGAATGGTGCTTCGGACGGTATTCCTTTCTTCGGCAGCCCCAGCCCTGCTGA
- a CDS encoding dodecin family protein, producing the protein MPGSVYKIIELVGTSEVSWEEAARQAVETAGRTLRDLRVAEITKLDMKIEDGKIKAFRARVSVSFKYHPDKD; encoded by the coding sequence ATGCCAGGAAGCGTCTACAAGATCATCGAGTTGGTGGGCACGAGTGAAGTCTCCTGGGAGGAAGCGGCCCGGCAGGCGGTGGAGACCGCCGGCCGCACCCTGCGCGACCTCAGGGTTGCCGAGATCACCAAGCTGGATATGAAAATCGAGGATGGCAAGATCAAGGCCTTCCGCGCCCGGGTCAGCGTCTCCTTCAAATACCACCCGGACAAGGACTGA
- a CDS encoding AAA domain-containing protein → MAGLDNLNEKFFLVTRVGSWLPRPGRPWRHTVPLGRHLGPMIEQLASAGQDALLVLGYPLQVVKWQREGEPDSFLLKPVFHYALDHELSQGSLVLQADHPHAQINLEWMHHTFKDAEKRRGFLSACGFLGGDDDAAPASRSGPSLDHLAATLAAFLSRELQEPLLPDAIPSSDFRPPLTTGIYNRAVVMLARRPQYTKTLLKELAAIAEFPDSELDKTALRLLFRAEGEHARSENEPSRANVQVADVTNLNSEQRNAVECLLNQPITVVTGPPGTGKSQVVSAAIANIHLCSQSVLFSSRNHKAIDAVHARCRCGEGQSLLVRCNSRDDPGLRETFTSAIGRLLAGQADEKAAEAASPLLTELRRLLDVRAANLKQLEVFRAYRERLGELEEKVSLLVGKLPEALLSTLGNLSSGFPEPALQRVEEAARLLLRGPGDTISRWVAWRAAMAAMPAWITLGRKLRRIPGLPAPEGLISTPGRIEAFRRQLGLLRDAAEYCAALAFRAGLEKEVRLLADEPALVSDVSLASEQIMNISTGLLEKLALARGGLLPADSRELYANLRSALGFLEQATASTSLQQEVKEVLRTQLPKLLEHYPAWAVTSLSAGSRIPLLPGVFDLVIVDEASQSDIPSAIPLLFRARRAGVVGDPQQLTHVTTLSLAKDTMLRRRAGMDRLAQQRFSFVESSLYALFADTDGVSPILLCETYRSVEEIAAYSNDLFYGGRLRVATDVARLPVVSGMKPGLHWDEVQGDVRSGGSGGAFCAPEVEAITDIVREILADGSFKGSLGVVTPFREQANRLREAIHDGGIPWEALRSARVVVDTSHGFQGDERDVILFSLCAGPGMPQGGLHFLRENGNLFNVAISRARAVARIVGNRAWARNCGIQHVERLAMPRRAIVHSPADSPWAPHESPWEKKLAEALMAHGLSPVPQHPVAGRRLDLALFSGAPRPRKIDIEVDGACCHRNSDGSRKLDDLWRDIQLQGLGWKVMRFWVYQLREDMDGCVERILHQWRNADEHAA, encoded by the coding sequence ATGGCCGGTCTCGACAACCTGAATGAGAAATTTTTCCTTGTTACGCGGGTCGGATCGTGGCTGCCACGCCCTGGCCGACCATGGCGGCACACGGTGCCGCTTGGTCGTCATCTGGGCCCGATGATCGAGCAGCTCGCCAGCGCCGGGCAGGATGCCCTTCTGGTTCTTGGCTATCCGCTGCAGGTTGTGAAGTGGCAACGGGAGGGCGAACCCGACTCCTTTCTGCTGAAACCCGTTTTTCACTACGCCCTGGATCATGAGTTGAGCCAGGGCTCACTCGTGTTGCAAGCAGATCACCCCCATGCGCAGATCAATCTGGAATGGATGCACCACACCTTCAAGGATGCGGAAAAACGTCGTGGTTTCCTCTCCGCCTGTGGCTTCCTCGGCGGGGACGACGACGCCGCACCAGCCTCCCGATCTGGTCCGAGCCTCGACCATCTGGCTGCGACCCTGGCCGCGTTCCTGTCGCGGGAGCTGCAAGAGCCACTCTTGCCCGACGCTATTCCCTCCTCCGATTTCCGACCGCCCCTCACAACAGGCATCTACAATCGGGCTGTCGTCATGCTCGCCCGTCGGCCGCAGTACACCAAGACGCTCCTCAAGGAGCTGGCCGCCATTGCAGAATTCCCGGACAGCGAGCTGGACAAGACAGCGCTTCGCCTGCTGTTTCGCGCCGAGGGAGAACACGCCCGGTCGGAAAATGAACCCTCCAGAGCCAATGTTCAGGTGGCCGACGTCACGAATCTCAACTCCGAACAACGAAACGCGGTCGAGTGCCTACTCAACCAGCCAATCACGGTTGTGACCGGGCCGCCGGGAACCGGCAAGAGTCAGGTGGTAAGCGCGGCGATCGCCAACATTCATCTGTGCAGTCAGAGTGTGCTGTTCTCCAGCCGTAACCACAAGGCCATCGATGCCGTGCATGCCCGTTGCCGTTGCGGGGAAGGGCAATCTCTTCTCGTGCGTTGTAACAGTCGGGATGATCCTGGTCTGCGTGAGACTTTCACGTCTGCCATCGGCCGACTCCTCGCCGGCCAGGCCGATGAGAAGGCGGCGGAAGCTGCGTCCCCGCTTCTTACCGAATTGCGACGCTTGCTCGATGTGCGGGCGGCAAACCTGAAACAGCTGGAGGTGTTCCGGGCTTACCGGGAACGGCTGGGTGAGCTGGAGGAAAAGGTTTCCCTGTTGGTGGGAAAACTGCCCGAAGCCCTTTTGTCCACGCTGGGCAACCTCTCCTCGGGTTTTCCCGAGCCAGCGCTGCAGCGGGTGGAGGAAGCAGCGCGGCTCTTGCTCCGCGGCCCCGGCGACACGATCTCCCGTTGGGTTGCCTGGCGAGCAGCCATGGCCGCCATGCCGGCATGGATCACACTCGGGCGTAAACTGCGCCGCATTCCGGGGCTGCCCGCTCCAGAGGGGTTGATAAGCACGCCCGGCAGGATCGAAGCCTTCAGGCGACAACTGGGACTCCTGCGAGACGCCGCAGAGTATTGTGCCGCTCTCGCCTTCCGCGCCGGCCTGGAAAAAGAGGTTCGCCTCCTTGCTGATGAACCAGCCCTTGTCTCGGATGTTTCGCTTGCCAGCGAACAGATCATGAACATATCCACGGGGCTGCTCGAAAAGCTGGCATTGGCGCGAGGCGGCCTCCTGCCCGCCGACAGCCGGGAGCTCTATGCCAATCTCCGCTCTGCCCTGGGGTTCCTTGAACAGGCAACCGCCTCCACGAGCCTCCAACAGGAAGTCAAAGAGGTCCTTCGCACACAACTCCCCAAGCTCCTGGAACACTATCCCGCGTGGGCCGTGACCAGCCTCTCCGCGGGCAGCCGCATCCCCCTTCTGCCCGGGGTCTTCGATCTCGTAATCGTCGATGAGGCAAGTCAGTCCGATATCCCTTCCGCCATCCCTCTTCTCTTTCGCGCGAGAAGGGCCGGCGTGGTCGGCGACCCCCAGCAACTCACGCACGTCACCACGCTATCGCTGGCCAAGGACACCATGCTTCGTCGCCGGGCCGGCATGGATCGCCTGGCGCAACAGCGATTCTCGTTTGTCGAATCCTCGCTCTATGCCCTGTTCGCTGATACGGACGGTGTTTCCCCGATCCTCCTGTGTGAGACCTACCGAAGCGTCGAGGAGATCGCGGCCTACTCCAACGATCTTTTCTATGGCGGAAGGCTGCGCGTGGCCACGGACGTTGCCCGGCTGCCGGTTGTGTCAGGAATGAAGCCCGGCCTTCACTGGGATGAGGTTCAGGGAGATGTCCGTAGTGGCGGCTCTGGGGGCGCCTTTTGTGCCCCGGAGGTCGAGGCGATAACGGACATCGTTCGTGAGATCCTGGCGGATGGCTCCTTCAAGGGATCGCTCGGCGTGGTCACGCCTTTTCGTGAACAGGCGAACCGTTTGCGCGAAGCCATTCATGACGGCGGTATCCCCTGGGAAGCCCTACGTTCGGCTCGGGTCGTTGTTGACACATCACACGGCTTCCAGGGTGATGAACGGGATGTCATTCTTTTCAGCCTCTGCGCCGGACCGGGTATGCCCCAGGGCGGGCTTCATTTTCTGCGGGAAAACGGCAATCTGTTCAATGTGGCGATCAGCAGGGCGCGGGCGGTGGCGCGCATAGTCGGCAATCGGGCCTGGGCCAGGAACTGTGGTATCCAGCATGTCGAGCGCTTGGCCATGCCGCGCAGGGCCATCGTGCATTCCCCTGCAGACAGCCCCTGGGCGCCGCATGAGTCGCCATGGGAGAAGAAGCTGGCCGAGGCCTTGATGGCGCATGGGCTTTCCCCTGTACCGCAACATCCTGTGGCAGGGCGGCGGCTGGACCTCGCCTTGTTCAGTGGGGCTCCCCGGCCGCGCAAGATCGATATCGAGGTTGATGGCGCCTGCTGCCACCGCAATTCGGACGGCTCCCGGAAGCTGGATGATCTGTGGCGGGATATTCAGCTCCAGGGACTGGGGTGGAAGGTGATGCGGTTCTGGGTCTATCAACTGCGCGAGGATATGGATGGTTGTGTGGAAAGGATCCTTCATCAATGGAGAAACGCCGATGAGCATGCAGCCTGA
- a CDS encoding DUF2357 domain-containing protein, with the protein MTVRIPARVHFWPWSCATGEETRNLSDGEVTFPYYGSPIISLAESAQIFLPARHERFHPLGPSFLPPSSPERCRLFESPHGADADVSNNAGLAIHSTINGDNVRQRVLLSPKGVKPRWERCDEQGASRDSDLYRTVLAWSSRFDELLDKAHAMSRSNELLEWTRVKAYLKELAEATQEPSRAIIVDIAETMHRPLPETVRAARRVLLRERRLLPAGRVEETDSACLHWYIRQQGRTLAEKAGSRQRLLAVARQETYNLHENRILKDFLHRCTAEAKRYIANARSENPAFENSERTGRVRSLSSLCTQLAMAPHLEEVDAPHPSTPPNYVLLHDMRYRQVWRWYQRLLRQEREKDRFWDWQSRTWADIARLLVSVAIILHMEELDGSNSLRLSTLYEGALQVRGEQILGSRAAAGCETGPLLIERRNRGEGPPRRAVLEIVHPENAKDHPVARHLGFTGGQLYLVLRPVEQKVPPRVLIVWAVHTAASTKIPSWEKIAASAAKALDGHQTLLDMARLEQPPMLRGLVLCSHFEPKASSEVNREKLRLITVPMMPAGWMDGTETIMLSLHYMLEKMLA; encoded by the coding sequence ATGACCGTTCGGATTCCGGCCCGTGTTCATTTCTGGCCCTGGTCTTGCGCCACGGGCGAGGAAACCAGGAACCTCTCCGACGGCGAGGTCACGTTCCCGTACTATGGCAGTCCAATCATCTCGCTGGCTGAGAGCGCTCAAATCTTCCTGCCCGCCCGGCACGAGCGGTTTCACCCGTTGGGACCATCCTTTCTGCCTCCGTCCTCTCCGGAACGTTGCCGCCTTTTCGAAAGCCCGCATGGGGCCGATGCCGACGTTTCAAACAATGCCGGCCTTGCCATTCACAGCACCATCAATGGCGATAACGTCCGTCAACGAGTCCTTCTCTCGCCCAAAGGTGTAAAACCCAGGTGGGAGAGGTGCGATGAACAAGGTGCCAGCCGGGATTCCGACTTGTATCGAACGGTGCTTGCCTGGTCCAGCCGGTTCGACGAGCTGCTGGATAAGGCTCATGCCATGAGTCGATCAAACGAGTTGTTGGAATGGACAAGGGTCAAGGCCTACCTGAAGGAATTGGCAGAGGCGACGCAAGAGCCATCCCGGGCCATCATTGTGGACATTGCCGAAACCATGCACCGGCCACTCCCTGAAACCGTGCGGGCCGCTCGTCGTGTCCTGCTCCGGGAACGGCGGCTCTTGCCCGCCGGTAGGGTGGAGGAGACCGACAGTGCCTGCCTCCACTGGTACATCCGTCAGCAAGGACGGACCTTGGCCGAAAAGGCGGGGTCGAGGCAGCGACTGCTCGCGGTAGCTCGGCAAGAAACCTACAACTTGCACGAAAACCGCATCCTCAAGGATTTCCTCCATCGCTGCACGGCAGAGGCCAAGAGGTATATCGCCAATGCCCGGTCCGAGAATCCCGCCTTCGAGAATTCAGAACGTACCGGGAGAGTACGGTCTCTCTCCTCTCTCTGCACCCAGCTCGCCATGGCGCCTCATTTGGAGGAGGTGGACGCCCCACATCCGTCTACGCCGCCCAATTATGTGCTGCTCCATGACATGCGCTATCGGCAAGTCTGGCGATGGTATCAGCGGCTCCTGCGGCAGGAGAGGGAAAAGGACCGATTCTGGGACTGGCAGTCCAGAACCTGGGCGGATATTGCCCGCCTGCTGGTCAGCGTCGCCATTATTCTCCACATGGAGGAGCTTGATGGCAGTAACTCCCTGCGGCTCTCCACATTGTACGAAGGGGCGCTCCAGGTACGGGGCGAACAGATCCTGGGCAGCCGGGCCGCGGCCGGCTGCGAAACAGGCCCCCTGCTGATTGAACGGCGCAACAGGGGAGAAGGGCCGCCCCGACGAGCCGTATTGGAGATCGTTCATCCGGAGAATGCGAAAGACCACCCCGTCGCACGTCATCTCGGCTTTACCGGCGGTCAACTCTATCTTGTTCTCCGGCCTGTGGAACAGAAGGTTCCACCCCGTGTGTTGATTGTCTGGGCTGTCCACACAGCCGCTTCGACAAAGATTCCTTCCTGGGAAAAAATTGCTGCCTCCGCCGCCAAGGCATTGGATGGCCACCAGACCCTCCTGGACATGGCCAGGCTTGAGCAGCCGCCAATGCTTCGGGGGCTTGTCCTGTGCAGCCATTTCGAGCCGAAAGCATCCAGCGAGGTCAATCGTGAGAAGCTACGCCTGATCACTGTCCCAATGATGCCAGCGGGATGGATGGATGGCACCGAGACCATTATGCTTTCTCTGCATTACATGTTGGAGAAGATGCTCGCATGA
- a CDS encoding methyltransferase domain-containing protein codes for MAHVCPWWLAYTFDNPLRRLIHRPETILGPHVRPGQVVADFGCGMGYFGIALARLVGPQGRVYAVDLQERMLSILMARAARAGVAARILPRLVRAGELAVTEPLDFALAFWMLHEVPAPRPFLTEIRQLLKKGGRLLVVEPRGHVGPAVFEDEIALAVSAGFEVLDRPAVALSRGVLLG; via the coding sequence GTGGCCCACGTCTGCCCCTGGTGGCTGGCCTACACCTTCGACAACCCCCTGCGCCGTCTCATCCACCGGCCGGAGACCATCCTGGGCCCCCACGTCCGGCCCGGACAGGTGGTGGCGGATTTCGGCTGCGGCATGGGCTACTTCGGCATCGCATTGGCCCGGCTGGTGGGTCCCCAGGGCCGGGTCTATGCCGTCGACCTCCAGGAGCGGATGCTGTCCATCCTCATGGCGCGGGCCGCCCGGGCCGGGGTGGCGGCCCGCATCCTGCCCCGGCTGGTGCGGGCTGGGGAGCTGGCGGTGACCGAGCCCCTGGACTTCGCCCTGGCCTTCTGGATGCTCCACGAGGTGCCAGCGCCGCGTCCGTTCCTGACGGAGATCCGGCAGCTCCTCAAGAAGGGCGGCCGGCTGCTGGTGGTTGAGCCCAGGGGCCACGTCGGCCCGGCGGTCTTCGAGGACGAGATCGCGCTGGCAGTCAGCGCCGGCTTCGAGGTCCTGGACCGGCCAGCGGTCGCCCTCAGCCGGGGTGTGCTCCTGGGGTGA